In Lentibacillus sp. JNUCC-1, the genomic window TTTATCAACAAATTGTCTTACTGTCTGTCTTAACATCGTTTGTTCTTCTGTGAAATCAAAATTCATCAAAATCTCTCCCGTCATTAAAATATAAGTTGATGTAATTGTTTCTGAATAACACCTTTAATATTTGTCTGTTATTCCGACTATTTCTTGGTTGTGTTCCCCTGGTTCTGGGGGATGGTGTCTGTAGGTGACTGGGGTGCGTGACAGCTTCAATGGGCTGCCGATCATTTTAATATCTCCTGCTTTAGGATGGCCGTGGCTGATAAACATGTCTCTTGCGGCCAGTTGTGGATCGGCGGCAACTTCTTTGACGTTTTGAATCGGGCCACATGGAATATTGTTTGCACGACACTGCTGTTCCCAGTGATCTGTCGTGTGTTTTGAAAAAGCTTCTTGCAGCATCTGTGTCAGTTCATCCCGGTTGCTGACACGGGAAGGGTTGCTTTCAAAGCGTTCATCCTGTGCAATTTCCGGACGCTCGAGAATGCCGCACAATGCTTTAAACTGCCTGTCGTTTCCAACCGCGATGACCATTTCACCGTCTTTCGTATGGAATGTCTGATAGGGCACAATGTTGGCGTGTTGATTGCCGAGCGCTTTAGGAATGTCCCCGGACATCAAATGATTGCTGCCGATATTGACAAGTGCACTGACAGCGGAATCGTACAGCGAAATATCCAGCTTTTGTCCTTTGCCAGATTGCCCCCGTTCCAAAAGGGCAGATTGTATTCCGATGCAGGCATATAGCCCCGTAAGAATGTCCGTAATTGCCACACCCATTTTCTGAGGACCGGATTCCGCATCTCCTGTGATGCTCATCAGCCCGCTCATTGCCTGGATAATGTAATCATACCCTGGGTAATCTTTATAGGGACCGGTTTCCCCGAATCCCGTAATGGAACAATAGACAATGCCAGGGTTAAGATCTTTCATAGTTTCATAATCAATTCCAAAACGGGTCATTGTGCCGGTTTTGAAGTTGTTGATCATGACATCGGATTCGGCAGCAAGAGCTTTGATGGTTTCTATGCCTTGCTCTGATTTCAAATCAACGGTGATGCTCTTTTTATTGCGGTTGGCTGAGAGATAATAGGCGCTCACATCGTTTTGAAAAGGCGGGCCCCATTTGCGTGTGTCATCACTGCCGCCGGGTGCTTCCACTTTAATCACTTCTGCTCCGAGGTCTCCAAGTATCATCGTGCAGTAGGGACCGGCAAGCACCCGCGACAAATCCAGAACCTTCATTCCTTCAAGTGGTCCAGTCATATCAATCACCTCTTTTCAATGAGAATCAAGCAACAATAAAAAGCCACTCCAAAACGGTTACAGTCATGCTGTAAGCGTTCTGAACTGGCTTAGTTATGCTGGAACAAACCCGGCATGGGCCTGTGAGCAAAATAGGCAGTTATAGTTGGTTTATTGTAAACGATTTCAAAATAAGTATAACGTAAAATTGATCCTTTGTAAAGATTTTTTGAAAAAAGCAGTGCGCAAAGCCCCGCAGAACCCTGCGCAATCAGCCTTATTCATCAACCTGAGATCTTAAAGAATAGAAAACACTAACTGCGAACCAATGAAAGCTTTTTTTGACTGCCTCTTGCAACCGCTCGGGGAAAACACTCCGCTTTCCGCGGGCACTGCTGAGCCTCCTCGGTCTAACGACCTCCGGGGTCTCACCGAGGCTTTGCATCCCGCAGGAGTCTCCGTGTTTCCCCCGAGCTGGTAAGTGAGGTTATTCTTTAACTCATATGTGAGTAGTACCGTCCAAGCCACTGAATTAAATAGAGTGATTGGAGCGGAGGGAAGTCGACTCCTGCGGGAACAGCACGAGTCCGAAGACCCCACAGCGGTGGTCTTTCCGCGAGGAGGCTGAGGCCGTGCCCGCGGAAAGCGACTTCCCGCAGCGCAAATCACGGTGCTCTTATTAACATATATGGGGTTTCTTTTTATATACTCTTCTTTATTGTTCTTACAAAAGAGTAACTACATATACGTAACCTCCTAAGTGAACGCACTTTGTGGCAACGGTTGCTACAAAGTGCGTTCACTTTAGCTTGTGAGGTCAAGGTGCTTTTGGTTTAAGTTGCTGCTTTTTCCAGTTTGGTGATCATTTTCAATGCGCGTCCTGTGCCGATGGCAACGGCTTCGAGTGGGTTTGGTGCCATGTGCACGGGACGTTCAGTTCTTGGGAGAGCCAGTCCTGCATGCCGTTCAGAAGGGCGCCGCCGCCCGCTAGTACAATACCGCGGTCAACGATGTCACCACTGAGTTCTGGCGGGCAGTTCTCTAAAGTCGTATGAATGGTTTCGAGAATTTTATCGAGTGACTCTCTGATCGCATTATGAATTTCGGTCGAAGTAACCGTGATGGTCTTCGGCAGTCCACTCACAAGGTCACGGCCGCGTACTTCCATAGTGATTTCTTCATGGTCCGGATGGGCATAGCCGACTTCAAGCTTGATATTCTCAGCTGTTCGTTCACCAATCAAGATGTTATATTTTTACGGATATGGTTGATAATTTCTTCGTCCATTTTA contains:
- a CDS encoding CaiB/BaiF CoA transferase family protein, encoding MTGPLEGMKVLDLSRVLAGPYCTMILGDLGAEVIKVEAPGGSDDTRKWGPPFQNDVSAYYLSANRNKKSITVDLKSEQGIETIKALAAESDVMINNFKTGTMTRFGIDYETMKDLNPGIVYCSITGFGETGPYKDYPGYDYIIQAMSGLMSITGDAESGPQKMGVAITDILTGLYACIGIQSALLERGQSGKGQKLDISLYDSAVSALVNIGSNHLMSGDIPKALGNQHANIVPYQTFHTKDGEMVIAVGNDRQFKALCGILERPEIAQDERFESNPSRVSNRDELTQMLQEAFSKHTTDHWEQQCRANNIPCGPIQNVKEVAADPQLAARDMFISHGHPKAGDIKMIGSPLKLSRTPVTYRHHPPEPGEHNQEIVGITDKY